In a genomic window of Struthio camelus isolate bStrCam1 chromosome 20, bStrCam1.hap1, whole genome shotgun sequence:
- the PHYHD1 gene encoding phytanoyl-CoA dioxygenase domain-containing protein 1 isoform X2, with the protein MAFVSQNLIQKFREDGFLVLERFCTAEECDSMRNQIQRVIAEMEVPPHCRTEFSTKEEEQLQAQGSSDYFLTSGDKIRFFFEKGVLDERGNFLIPKEKSISKIGHALHAYDPVFKEITHSSKVQELGRKLGLEKPVIVQSMYIFKQPGIGGEVTPHQDATFLYTEPLGRVLGFWIALEDATQENGCLWFIPGSHTNGITRRMVRAPPGTSTCVEFVGSDPTYDDNQFIPVPISKGGLVLIHGEVVHKSELNKSESSRHAFTFHVMEAKDTSWSKENWLQPTPELPFPSLYT; encoded by the exons ATGGCATTTGTAAGCCAGAATCTGATCCAAAAG TTCCGCGAGGATGGCTTCCTTGTGCTGGAGCGTTTCTGCACCGCGGAGGAGTGCGACAGCATGAGGAATCAGATTCAGAGAGTTATAGCTGAGATGGAAGTGCCGCCACACTGCCGCACGGAGTTCTCCACCAAAGAGGAGGAGCAGCTCCAGGCGCAG GGTAGCTCGGATTATTTCCTAACCAGTGGAGACAAGATTAGATTCTTCTTTGAAAAAGGCGTTTTGGATGAGAGAG gtaACTTTCTCATTCCAAAGGAGAAATCTATCAGCAAGATTGGCCACG ctTTACATGCTTACGATCCGGTCTTCAAGGAAATCACTCACTCCTCCAAGGTGCAG gaaCTGGGAAGAAAACTAGGCCTTGAGAAACCAGTAATTGTGCAAAGCATGTATATCTTCAAG CAACCTGGCATTGGTGGTGAAG TGACTCCACACCAGGATGCCACGTTTCTGTACACAGAGCCTCTAGGCAGAGTCCTGGGCTTCTGGATTGCACTGGAGGATGCCACACAGGAGAACGGCTGTTTATGGTTCATTCCTGGCTCTCACACCA ATGGAATTACCCGGAGAATGGTCCGTGCCCCACCAGGTACCTCAACGTGTGTAGAGTTCGTAGGGTCAGACCCGACCTATGATGACAACCAATTCATACCTGTGCCTATAAGTAAAG GTGGGCTTGTTCTTATCCATGGTGAAGTTGTCCATAAGAGTGAACTGAACAAGTCAGAGTCTTCTCGCCACGCCTTCACCTTCCATGTGATGGAAGCCAAAGATACCAGCTGGAGCAAAGAGAACTG GCTTCAGCCGACTCCTGAACTGCCTTTTCCATCACTCTACACCTGA
- the PHYHD1 gene encoding phytanoyl-CoA dioxygenase domain-containing protein 1 isoform X1, with translation MAKEKQGCSCVCSVLLKCRSVPRGLVLWKAFVRVISIACVLFMRRLNGKKMQVSNSLGRFVHVFIRRLSLMGSYPWQGSSDYFLTSGDKIRFFFEKGVLDERGNFLIPKEKSISKIGHALHAYDPVFKEITHSSKVQELGRKLGLEKPVIVQSMYIFKQPGIGGEVTPHQDATFLYTEPLGRVLGFWIALEDATQENGCLWFIPGSHTNGITRRMVRAPPGTSTCVEFVGSDPTYDDNQFIPVPISKGGLVLIHGEVVHKSELNKSESSRHAFTFHVMEAKDTSWSKENWLQPTPELPFPSLYT, from the exons atggcaaaagaaaaacaagggtGCAGCTGTGTGTGCAGCGTTCTTCTAAAGTGCCGGTCAGTGCCGAGAGGCTTAGTACTGTGGAAAGCCTTTGTAAGAGTGATTTCTATTGCCTGTGTTTTGTTTATGCGGCGGCTCAATGGGAAAAAGATGCAGGTGAGTAACTCTTTGGGAAGGTTCGTGCATGTATTTATAAGGAGGTTGTCTTTAATGGGCTCTTATCCCTGGCAGGGTAGCTCGGATTATTTCCTAACCAGTGGAGACAAGATTAGATTCTTCTTTGAAAAAGGCGTTTTGGATGAGAGAG gtaACTTTCTCATTCCAAAGGAGAAATCTATCAGCAAGATTGGCCACG ctTTACATGCTTACGATCCGGTCTTCAAGGAAATCACTCACTCCTCCAAGGTGCAG gaaCTGGGAAGAAAACTAGGCCTTGAGAAACCAGTAATTGTGCAAAGCATGTATATCTTCAAG CAACCTGGCATTGGTGGTGAAG TGACTCCACACCAGGATGCCACGTTTCTGTACACAGAGCCTCTAGGCAGAGTCCTGGGCTTCTGGATTGCACTGGAGGATGCCACACAGGAGAACGGCTGTTTATGGTTCATTCCTGGCTCTCACACCA ATGGAATTACCCGGAGAATGGTCCGTGCCCCACCAGGTACCTCAACGTGTGTAGAGTTCGTAGGGTCAGACCCGACCTATGATGACAACCAATTCATACCTGTGCCTATAAGTAAAG GTGGGCTTGTTCTTATCCATGGTGAAGTTGTCCATAAGAGTGAACTGAACAAGTCAGAGTCTTCTCGCCACGCCTTCACCTTCCATGTGATGGAAGCCAAAGATACCAGCTGGAGCAAAGAGAACTG GCTTCAGCCGACTCCTGAACTGCCTTTTCCATCACTCTACACCTGA
- the DOLK gene encoding dolichol kinase, producing MLNKPVLVESLIVFIVVLCVHMVVWDRYSWCTIALAVQAFYVQFKWDRLLQLGGAVFQFRTTANSGLLPASMVIPLLGIVMKERCKSAGIVYFERFGIVVASTGMLVALFLSVIAVGITKPVPTNTCILTGVAGSIIIYTMKHSLTVSEVIEVLEVLLIFVYLSMILLYVLPRCFTPGEALLVLGGISFVLNQLIKRSLNVVESRGDPIDFFLLVAVVGVVLLGIFFTVLFAFMDSGTWISSMFFHMMTAVLGLGVIMPWLYRLIQRNPLFWLLQFLFQTQTRVYLLVYWTVLAASACGIVFYQNAKRSSESKKHQASTITRKYFHFIVVATYVPGLIYDRQLLYIAAVLCLAVFIFLEYIRYFRIKPFGQTLRHLLSLFLDERDSGPLILTHIYLLLGMSLPVWLFPRPCAPKGVLSGAGALVPYSGVLAVGVGDTMASVFGSAMGEIKWPGTKKTFEGTMTAIFAQIIAVALILIFDSSVNLNSSYAWILGSVSLVSLLEAYTTQIDNLLLPLYLQIMLMA from the coding sequence ATGTTAAACAAGCCAGTGCTGGTGGAATCGCTGATCGTGTTCATCGTTGTTCTGTGTGTGCACATGGTGGTGTGGGACCGGTATTCCTGGTGCACTATAGCTCTTGCCGTCCAGGCTTTTTATGTCCAATTCAAATGGGACCGTCTGCTCCAGCTGGGTGGGGCTGTATTCCAGTTTCGTACAACAGCGAACAGTGGCCTCCTACCAGCTAGCATGGTCATCCCCTTGTTGGGAATAGTGATGAAAGAGAGATGCAAGTCTGCTGGCATTGTGTACTTTGAACGTTTTGGCATAGTTGTAGCTTCCACTGGCATGTTGGTTGCTCTCTTTCTGTCTGTAATAGCGGTTGGCATCACAAAACCTGTACCAACCAACACTTGCATACTTACTGGTGTTGCTGGCAGTATAATTATCTATACCATGAAGCACTCTTTGACTGTTTCAGAAGTGATAGAGGTCCTAGAAGTGCTGCTAATTTTTGTCTACCTCAGTATGATCTTGCTGTACGTGTTGCCTCGATGTTTTACTCCTGGAGAAGCATTGTTAGTTCTTGGGGGTATAAGTTTTGTGCTCAATCAGCTCATTAAACGCTCACTGAACGTAGTCGAGAGCAGAGGTGATCCCATAGACTTTTTTCTTCTGGTGGCAGTTGTTGGAGTTGTTcttcttgggatttttttcactgttctCTTCGCTTTCATGGATTCAGGTACCTGGATCTCCTCCATGTTTTTCCACATGATGACAGCAGTGCTAGGCCTAGGGGTCATTATGCCTTGGCTTTACCGGCTGATCCAGAGAAATCCTTTGTTCTGGCTACTCCAGTTTCTATTTCAGACGCAAACGAGAGTTTACCTTCTTGTATATTGGACCGTGTTGGCTGCTTCAGCATGTGGTATAGTTTTCTACCAGAACGCTAAAAGATCATCTGAGTCTAAAAAACACCAGGCCTCAACCATAACcaggaaatatttccatttcattgtGGTAGCTACTTATGTCCCCGGACTAATTTATGACCGCCAGCTTCTCTACATTGCTGCAGTATTGTGCCTGGCAGTATTTATCTTCTTAGAGTACATTCGATACTTCAGGATCAAACCATTTGGCCAAACCCTTAGGCATTTACTGTCTCTCTTCTTGGATGAACGAGACAGTGGACCTCTAATCTTGACTCATATTTATCTTCTTCTTGGCATGTCCCTCCCAGTGTGGTTGTTTCCAAGACCTTGCGCTCCTAAAGGTGTCTTGTCTGGGGCAGGAGCGTTGGTCCCCTATTCTGGGGTACTGGCTGTAGGAGTAGGAGACACAATGGCCTCAGTATTTGGCAGTGCAATGGGAGAAATCAAATGGCCAGGAACGAAGAAGACCTTTGAAGGGACGATGACAGCTATTTTTGCCCAGATCATTGCTGTGGCTCTCATTCTGATCTTTGACAGCAGCGTGAATCTGAACTCTAGCTATGCCTGGATTCTGGGGTCTGTGAGCTTAGTTTCTCTTTTGGAAGCTTATACTACCCAAATAGATAATCTGCTCTTGCCTCTCTACCTCCAGATAATGTTAATGGCTTAG